One Gloeothece verrucosa PCC 7822 DNA window includes the following coding sequences:
- a CDS encoding pseudouridine synthase, translating to MYKYILFYKPYNVLCQFTDNSGDKTNRQTLKDFIDIPHVYSVGRLDLDSEGLLLLTDNGPLQHRLGHRQFAHPRTYWVQVENIPDEAALNRLREGVKIEDYWTRKASVIKLPTEPVLPPRNPPIRYRKSIPTCWLEITLTEGRNRQVRRMTAAVGYPTLRLVRVAMGIGKGKNEFQLGLEGLEPGQWREVTEIERKALERNLI from the coding sequence ATGTATAAGTATATTTTGTTTTACAAACCTTATAATGTCCTGTGTCAATTCACCGATAACAGTGGAGACAAGACGAACCGTCAAACGCTGAAAGATTTTATTGATATTCCTCATGTTTATTCTGTCGGGCGCTTAGATTTAGATAGCGAAGGGCTGTTATTATTGACCGATAACGGGCCACTGCAACACCGCCTAGGTCATCGTCAATTTGCTCACCCCCGCACTTATTGGGTACAGGTGGAAAATATTCCCGATGAAGCGGCTTTGAATCGTTTACGGGAAGGGGTCAAAATTGAGGACTATTGGACGCGAAAGGCATCGGTTATCAAATTACCTACAGAACCCGTTTTACCCCCTCGTAACCCCCCTATTCGCTATCGTAAGAGTATACCGACTTGTTGGTTAGAGATCACCCTCACCGAAGGACGCAACCGACAAGTCAGACGCATGACGGCGGCAGTGGGTTATCCTACTTTACGGTTAGTTCGGGTTGCTATGGGTATCGGTAAAGGGAAAAATGAGTTTCAATTAGGTTTGGAAGGGTTGGAACCCGGACAGTGGCGCGAAGTGACAGAGATTGAACGAAAGGCGTTAGAACGGAATTTAATTTAA
- the apcB gene encoding allophycocyanin subunit beta has product MRDAVTTLIKNYDVTGRYLDRDAMDKLKTYYESGTARIAAAAIINANSADIVRKAGIQLFEEVPELIRPGGNAYTTRRYSACLRDMDYYLRYASYALVAGDSDVLDERVLQGLRETYNSLGVPIGPTVRGIQIMKDLIKDQVAEAGIINTSFVDEPFDHLTRELSEISV; this is encoded by the coding sequence ATGCGAGACGCAGTGACGACGCTGATCAAAAACTACGATGTAACAGGACGTTATCTCGATCGGGATGCGATGGACAAACTCAAAACCTATTATGAGTCTGGAACCGCTCGGATCGCTGCTGCTGCTATCATTAATGCTAATTCTGCTGACATCGTTCGCAAAGCAGGCATTCAATTATTTGAAGAAGTGCCAGAATTAATCCGTCCGGGTGGTAATGCCTATACCACTCGTCGCTATTCCGCTTGTTTGCGGGATATGGATTATTATCTCCGTTATGCCAGTTATGCTTTAGTAGCGGGGGATTCTGATGTACTGGATGAACGGGTACTGCAAGGGCTACGAGAAACCTATAATTCTTTAGGGGTTCCCATTGGTCCTACGGTGCGTGGGATTCAAATTATGAAAGATCTGATTAAAGATCAAGTGGCAGAGGCAGGCATTATTAATACTTCCTTTGTAGATGAACCTTTTGATCATTTGACCCGTGAGTTAAGCGAGATTTCCGTATAA